The following are encoded in a window of Carya illinoinensis cultivar Pawnee chromosome 15, C.illinoinensisPawnee_v1, whole genome shotgun sequence genomic DNA:
- the LOC122297751 gene encoding trihelix transcription factor DF1-like yields MLGGSDVLGSSGGEREVVARAHDVDGDEGVVVGSKSGEEDNKVNGGDHEGGESSHCGGNRWPRQETLALLKIRSDMDVVFRDSNLKGPLWEEIARKLADLGYNRSAKKCKEKFENVYKYHKRTKEGRTGKPEGKAAYRFFDQLQAFESQPSRSTVGYPKPKASSSTRVSHITVPLKSNPTFISQNLNVAVFPTISNSTASPVQAKEPAIFSAQTNNPRRGDLFQSTISANLFSSTSTSSSTASDQELQARYKRKRKWKGFFRRIAKEVIEKQEKLQQKFLEAIDKQENERTVREEAWRMQEMERINREHEVLVQECSTAAANDAAIIAFLQKLSGQRLPTQAHDDNNTVLSLTLMPRPLPPQLSNKSDLQKMGSFENISTLTSSSRWPKAEVQALIRIRKSLELKYQESGPKGPMWEDISAGMRRLGYIRSAKRCKEKWENINKYFKKVKDRNLKRREDSKTCPYFQQLDALYKEKNKIVNSSVVSTPPGHSVKPASWGLMEPLMVQPERQWRPIQEDINLPQSTAPILGSDIYHDDHRENVEQNQEVGRDADDDEEEEDGGGGNEMVIKKPSLMENIE; encoded by the exons ATGCTGGGGGGTTCAGATGTTTTAGGAAGCTCTGGCGGCGAGAGGGAAGTGGTTGCCAGAGCTCATGATGTTGACGGCGATGAGGGGGTTGTTGTTGGGTCTAAATCCGGCGAAGAAGATAATAAGGTTAACGGAGGAGATCATGAGGGTGGTGAGAGCAGTCACTGCGGTGGAAACCGATGGCCTCGACAGGAAACGTTGGCACTCTTGAAGATACGGTCTGATATGGATGTGGTGTTTCGAGACTCAAATCTTAAAGGTCCATTATGGGAAGAGATTGCAAG GAAACTAGCAGATCTTGGTTATAATCGAAGCGCCAAGAAATGTAAGGAGAAATTCGAGAATGTCTACAAATACcacaaaagaacaaaagaaggtCGAACTGGGAAGCCAGAAGGAAAGGCCGCCTATCggttttttgatcaattacaagCATTCGAGAGCCAACCTAGTAGGAGTACTGTCGGATACCCCAAACCTAAAGCATCTTCTTCCACCAGAGTTTCTCATATCACTGTTCCATTGAAATCAAACCCTACATTCATTTCTCAGAATCTGAATGTGGCTGTCTTTCCAACAATATCAAACTCAACAGCTTCTCCAGTACAAGCAAAAGAACCTGCAATTTTTTCAGCACAAACAAACAACCCACGACGCGGTGATCTTTTCCAAAGCACAATATCTGCAAATCTGTTTTCTAGTACATCTACCTCCTCTTCAACAGCGTCTGATCAAGAACTCCAAGCACGCTATaagagaaagaggaaatggAAGGGCTTTTTCCGGAGGATAGCCAAGGAGGTAATCGAGAAGCAAGAGAAGCTGCAGCAGAAATTCTTGGAAGCCATAGATAAGCAGGAAAACGAAAGAACGGTTCGAGAAGAAGCATGGAGGATGCAAGAGATGGAACGAATCAATCGAGAACATGAAGTGTTAGTCCAAGAATGTTCCACGGCAGCAGCAAATGACGCAGCAATAATTGCATTCTTGCAAAAGTTATCCGGACAACGCCTACCAACACAAGCACATGATGACAACAACACCGTGCTGTCACTGACATTAATGCCTCGGCCACTGCCGCCGCAATTGTCGAACAAATCCGATCTTCAGAAAATGGGTAGCTTTGAGAATATTTCTACACTAACGAGCTCATCTAGATGGCCGAAGGCTGAAGTTCAGGCTCTGATAAGGATTCGGAAAAGCCTTGAACTGAAGTATCAGGAAAGTGGACCAAAAGGGCCAATGTGGGAGGACATCTCGGCAGGCATGCGCAGGCTTGGATATATCAGGAGTGCGAAGAGATGCAAGGAGAAATGGGAAAACATTAACAAGTACTTCAAGAAGGTGAAGGATAGAAACTTGAAACGGCGAGAGGATTCGAAGACATGTCCGTACTTCCAACAGTTGGATGCACTATACAAAGAGAAGAACAAGATCGTCAATAGCTCAGTCGTCAGTACTCCTCCTGGACATAGTGTGAAGCCGGCCAGTTGGGGCCTGATGGAGCCATTGATGGTGCAGCCAGAGCGGCAGTGGCGTCCTATACAAGAAGACATTAACCTACCGCAGTCGACGGCGCCGATATTGGGATCAGATATTTATCACGATGATCATAGGGAAAATGTGGAACAAAATCAAGAAGTAGGTAGAGATGCAGATgatgatgaggaagaagaagatggcgGCGGCGGTAATGAGATGGTAATAAAGAAACCTTCTTTAATGGAAAATATTGAATGA